The following DNA comes from Mycobacteroides immunogenum.
CGCCTTACTTCCGTGGGCGCAGCGGGAACCGGACGCCACGCTCTTGCCACATTTGAGGACGGTCTGGCGGCACAAGAGATTCTGGAATCCTTGCTACGCGGCAGCAAGCCGCAGCCCGAACGCCTGACGGTCGAGCACACCCTGCCAAGCCCTGCCGAATTGTGACGTCGCCTGGCCACGTTCACCTCACATCGTGCGGTGCCTACGCCGGAGTGGGCACCGCACATGTGTTCTGGGGCACTATCTCTTCCTATGCGCTTCCCGCGGAGGCCGCCAGCCACACGCTGGCGGCGCTCATCTCTGCGCAGTTCACCGGATTCCTGTTGGGCGTGCTCTCCGCGCCCCGGCTCGGAGCCCGGATCGGTGTAAGCCGACACATCACCGTGGCGCTGGCATTGTTCGCGGTTGCGCTGTCAACGCCGCTGTGGGTAGTGAACCCGTCAACTCTTGTGATCGCCAGCGTTATCCTCGGAACAGCGGCGGGCTCGCTGGAGACACAGATCGGCGCGCTGGCCCTTGAGCCTTCGCGAGGTCCGAGAGCTCTGACTGTCCTCGAGGCGTGCTTCGGACTTGCGGCACTGCTGTTCCCGGCGCTGGTGTTCCTGCTATCCCCGGTGATCTCCTGGCGCACACCGGTCGCGGCTGCCGCCGCGGCGATGGCATTCCTCTCGGTGATCTGGGCCCGCACACACTCGACCTCCTTGGTGCGACCCGCGCGTGATGCCGCCACGCAAACGGTGCCGTCTCCGGGGCACCCGGGGGCGCGCCAGGTGCCGACGGCCACCGCGTGCGTACTGCTCGTCTTTGCTGTCGTCTACGCCGGATTTGAGACGAACTTCGCGAACTTCCTGCCGCGGATTGTCGGATCCCACGGCGACGCCGGAGCGAGTGTGCTTGCGGTGAGCGGATTCTGGTTCGGCATCACAACCGGCCGCCTAGTGGCGGCGAGCGTTGTGCACGCCATTGTCGGGCGAAAGGCACTGGCCGCCCTGGCGGTTGGGCTCACCGGTGTGCTGCTTGGTCTCGCCTATTTCGATGGTGAGCTACTGGCAGCGCTGCCGTGGGTGATGGCGGCGGGGCTGTTCGCCTCGGCCATGTTTCCGGTGGCACTCACCCTTGCTACCCGGATCGGCGGCATCCCTATTCCGGTCATGACGAGCTACTTTGTCGCCTCGGCAAGTCTCGGCGGAGCGCTGCTAGCGGTTCCCGTCGGTATCACGCTCGACAGATTCGGGCCGCATGGTGCGGTGTTGCTATTTGCCGGTGCCGCTGGTCTTCTCGTTGTTCTCATCATCGCGCACACTCGACGCCAT
Coding sequences within:
- a CDS encoding MFS transporter, producing MGTAHVFWGTISSYALPAEAASHTLAALISAQFTGFLLGVLSAPRLGARIGVSRHITVALALFAVALSTPLWVVNPSTLVIASVILGTAAGSLETQIGALALEPSRGPRALTVLEACFGLAALLFPALVFLLSPVISWRTPVAAAAAAMAFLSVIWARTHSTSLVRPARDAATQTVPSPGHPGARQVPTATACVLLVFAVVYAGFETNFANFLPRIVGSHGDAGASVLAVSGFWFGITTGRLVAASVVHAIVGRKALAALAVGLTGVLLGLAYFDGELLAALPWVMAAGLFASAMFPVALTLATRIGGIPIPVMTSYFVASASLGGALLAVPVGITLDRFGPHGAVLLFAGAAGLLVVLIIAHTRRHD